ACCAAATAATCTTCAAAATTAACCTCTGAACTTTCTGATTCTCTCACTATTCATAATTCATTccagacgaaaaaaaaaatttaattttagtcaaccaaatatataaatattgtaAAATCATCAAGAGAAAACAaccattttttattcgaatcaatcaaaaatatacATATAAATTACACTggttttatttatatattattattataattgtagatgatgataatttgttaCTAATAACACCGCCCGAATACACTCACACTAATTTGTTAGAaggtttcttttttttcattcacgtaaatattattattttttacttaaaaaataattccaatCAATTCAGATGTTCACAATGTttccatatatatttttttttgtggaaaaaaaatctgtctTTTTACTTGTTAGgtatttcaattattattgtccttttcagaaaataaaaaaaattttattttatttttaaaaattctttccattgctgttgttgtgcaTTGATGTAATcgataaatttgatgatgatggtgatgataatttcaaggagaaaaaaaaatcagctgattgtcatcattgaatcaaatctgTATTTGGTTTGTGGTATTCATTGGTGTGTAAACAAAAGTGTATATATgattacaaaacaaaatgaattccataatttcatcatcaccaacaccaTCCACTTATGTGAAAGAATGGTCCAAtcttgaatcaatcaaaaaaatccaatataATCGTCTTGGCCATACTGatatgtttgtttcattaataAGTTTTGGTGCAGCACATGTTGGACGTGGtataaatattaataataatgatgatgatgatgatgatggtggtaataatcaaattgaaatttctaATATATCGCCAAAAGTTATTGATGCAATTTGTCAGGCAATACGTCTCGGTATTAATCTAGTGGATACATCACCATTCTATGGAATGGGATTGTCCGAAATTATTGTCGGTCAGgtaaccgaaaaaaaaaattgaaatttgatttttctttcaattgtcataacattttctgtttttttttgatcacttttctttcaaaaaaaaggcaTTGAAAAAAGTTCCACGTCAAGCATATTATTTATCGACCAAAATTGGACGACATTCGGATTGCAATTTTGATTATAGCCGAGATGCTATTCGAAAATCAATTGACaaaagtttgaaaaaattaaatgtaaACTATGTGGATATCGTACATGTTCatgatgttgaattttgTCCATTGGAACTATTGTTACGGGAAACATTACCCGAATTAGAACGGTTACGTTTGGCTGGAAAAATTCGTTATATCGGCATTTCGGGCtatccattatcattgctTAGGTATGTATTAGAATGATAACTTTagttattgaaaaaaattttttttacagagAAATTGTCGAAAAAAGTTCGGTAAAAATTGACATCATTCTTAGCTATTGTCGTCATTCACTTTGGGACAATGAATTTGTCAATTATTTGGATTATTTCAAAGTAAGCAATAGTTACATTTTTactcacaaacaaaaaaaaaatcactactactactactactaaatGATTTACATAGTCGAAAAATATTGGAATCATAAATGCAGCAATATTCGGCATGGGTTTATTAggtaatgataattcaacCATTCCAGAATGGCATCCAGCATCGAAAAAGATTCGTGATCGTTGTCAACGTGCAAGAGAAATTTGTATGGTAATCAgccattcatcatcagtcaTTTTCagtatttcatttcatttcatttttttttattgttcacTCTTTGCCATAGGCAAATGGATCGATACCATTAACTAGATTGGCGCTTAGATATTCATTACATGAAAAACGGATAGATACACATTTGATTGGAATGGAAAGGTAACCATCACCAGaagatttgattgtttttcttcagggtgattgaaatgtttgaatgattctgatcatttttttcgtttttcttttgtattCAACACAATTCTAGTATTGATATTGTCAATAGTAATCTATCAGCAATTATTggaacaaattcaaatgatgtttgtaaagaaaatgaattactGGATTTAATTTTAAGGCAAGCATTTGGCAAATCTATTGCTGAAATgacatcctcatcatcaaatgaaaattgggAACAAATTGAAGTGGATCGTTATCGCCAGAATCCAgaagaatttattcaatttcttcGTCAATGTTGGTCTGGTACTGTGCACACGCATAGTGACTAATTTTATTAACAAATTTACAtataaaaaatcataattttcgtatcataatttttgatttttgatgaaaaataaaaataaaaataaaatgaacgtTGAAAAGAATACAAATGAAGTGGATGAACTATGTGAACAAATGACAGCAAAAGTTTTGTCCATTGTACTGAATGAATTTcctaaaaaaatcaaagaaattgataaattacgACAGAACTTTGAATGGAAATCGATTTTAACATTGAAAACAGCAAATATGCAATGGATTACAAACATtgtcgatcgattgattattaaacAATGTTGtaatatcgatattgatggtgaacaacaaagaaattgtattcaaaatggtgaaaataaaccatatttatttcatttccaatcgaataatgatcgtcatgatggccaaatgatgatgatgatcgaaacaaataaaaaaatcaatcaattgatcgaaCAGCTGAAACCATACATAATCGATTTAATCGATCTAACTTCCAAGATAAATTTTGTATTAGAAATTTTATCACCTAAAATACAGGATGGCCATAATTTCGGCGTACTTGTACAAACGAAAGCAATGTATTATGTGGCCGATGTTTATCATTCTTGTTGGGGACAATTATTAACACTTGAATCCTATTATTCAAGAcgacgatcatcattaaattattGTATGCTCAATccacaattgattgattatcaaatagctcataatgaaattgaacgCGATACAATGTACACGTTGTGTtcgacaatcaatcaactttATCATTTCTATGCTGgtatcaatgattttgtggaaaaaaatttacaaaaattaattcaaccAAGGGATTAATTAATATTGTATATatcgaacaaaacaaaatagaaaaaatttttaatctaATTAAGTCAAAACtgcatttcatcatcttgattattaaaaaaaaaatgtaaacaaaaaatcaagtttgacaaaaattggtaattttttttgctgattttCAATCTAATGTTTcatgatcaattttgaatgaaacttgttttcgtgatgatgatgatgatgaatcgattgtagtttgatgatttttatttttattattgttggattcatttttattattcaatgatgattgttcatcCATTGTAATTGCTGCCAAATCATTGGTTAATGGTGATACCAGCCGTGATTGATCCATATTGATACGATATAATAATTTGGTAAACATTGTAATCAAATAACGATAATTTGGTTCTTGTGCAAATTTCAAACTACGTACATAAAgcatataatgataatattctgGTGGTAGATTGGCACACAGTTCATCGAGatgtatcattttttttgtaatgaaaatattttcatatttatcattattgccTGTATTGCTAGAATTATTCACCGGAAGTCCTTGCCATGGTAGCTTACCATGTACAAAATACAATAACATATAACCAATGGATTCAAGATCATCACGACGACTTAATTCTTTACCTTTATGTGCATGTAGGCTCATATAACGTGGTGTACCATATACACCGAATTTTTTcggttcattattatttgttgaaattttcggTATATGTTTCGAATCGGCTGTTTCAAATAACTTGGCATTAATAAGACCAACCATATGAACCTGATTTGCTTTAGGAGTGGCTGGACGTCCAAGGCAGAAATTTTCCGGTTTAACATTgcagaaaataattt
This is a stretch of genomic DNA from Dermatophagoides farinae isolate YC_2012a chromosome 2, ASM2471394v1, whole genome shotgun sequence. It encodes these proteins:
- the LOC124498964 gene encoding casein kinase I, producing the protein MKMSEKSPTTSTSNSLNQFTFNESSTFPLEGAEIKDSPFILIQGLSIAAGSFGQVYLTRNVKTNEICATKLVRKDNPNAKLRKEYDWYRILGPLPGLPKIYHFGECGPYDAMVMELLGPNLEELMVTNNSRLNLRTTTQIAIMILEIIRSVHSKKIIFCNVKPENFCLGRPATPKANQVHMVGLINAKLFETADSKHIPKISTNNNEPKKFGVYGTPRYMSLHAHKGKELSRRDDLESIGYMLLYFVHGKLPWQGLPVNNSSNTGNNDKYENIFITKKMIHLDELCANLPPEYYHYMLYVRSLKFAQEPNYRYLITMFTKLLYRINMDQSRLVSPLTNDLAAITMDEQSSLNNKNESNNNKNKNHQTTIDSSSSSSRKQVSFKIDHETLD
- the LOC124499090 gene encoding proteasome activator complex subunit 3, which produces MKNKNKNKMNVEKNTNEVDELCEQMTAKVLSIVLNEFPKKIKEIDKLRQNFEWKSILTLKTANMQWITNIVDRLIIKQCCNIDIDGEQQRNCIQNGENKPYLFHFQSNNDRHDGQMMMMIETNKKINQLIEQLKPYIIDLIDLTSKINFVLEILSPKIQDGHNFGVLVQTKAMYYVADVYHSCWGQLLTLESYYSRRRSSLNYCMLNPQLIDYQIAHNEIERDTMYTLCSTINQLYHFYAGINDFVEKNLQKLIQPRD
- the LOC124498963 gene encoding uncharacterized protein LOC124498963, which produces MNSIISSSPTPSTYVKEWSNLESIKKIQYNRLGHTDMFVSLISFGAAHVGRGININNNDDDDDDGGNNQIEISNISPKVIDAICQAIRLGINLVDTSPFYGMGLSEIIVGQALKKVPRQAYYLSTKIGRHSDCNFDYSRDAIRKSIDKSLKKLNVNYVDIVHVHDVEFCPLELLLRETLPELERLRLAGKIRYIGISGYPLSLLREIVEKSSVKIDIILSYCRHSLWDNEFVNYLDYFKSKNIGIINAAIFGMGLLGNDNSTIPEWHPASKKIRDRCQRAREICMANGSIPLTRLALRYSLHEKRIDTHLIGMESIDIVNSNLSAIIGTNSNDVCKENELLDLILRQAFGKSIAEMTSSSSNENWEQIEVDRYRQNPEEFIQFLRQCWSGTVHTHSD